A window of the Listeria swaminathanii genome harbors these coding sequences:
- a CDS encoding ArgE/DapE family deacylase, which translates to MDRQKKLQILKDMVNINSTNGHEEQVANYLQKLLSEYGIESEKVQYDVDRASLVSEIGSSDGQVLAFSGHMDVVDAGDESKWKFPPFEATEHDGKIYGRGATDMKSGLAAMVIAMIELQEEKQKLNGKIRLLATVGEEVGELGAEQLTQKGYADDLAGLIIGEPSGHQIVYAHKGSINYTVKSTGKNAHSSMPEYGVNAIDNLLLFYNEVEKFAKSVDATNEILGDFIHNVTVIDGGNQVNSIPEKAQLQGNIRSIPEMGNETVKQVLVKIINALNKQENVKLELIFDYDKQPVFSDKNSELVNIAKRVASDIIKEEIPLLGISGTTDAAEFTKAKKTFPVIIFGPGNETPHQVNENVSIENYLEMVDVYKRIALEFL; encoded by the coding sequence ATGGACCGACAAAAAAAGCTTCAAATTTTAAAAGACATGGTAAATATTAATTCGACTAATGGACATGAAGAGCAGGTTGCGAACTATTTACAGAAGTTGTTAAGTGAATATGGGATTGAATCTGAAAAGGTGCAATATGACGTGGACAGAGCAAGTTTGGTTAGCGAAATTGGTTCTAGCGACGGGCAGGTTTTGGCTTTTTCGGGGCATATGGATGTGGTAGATGCGGGAGATGAGTCCAAGTGGAAGTTCCCACCTTTTGAAGCAACGGAGCATGACGGGAAAATATACGGACGCGGTGCCACTGATATGAAATCAGGTTTAGCGGCGATGGTTATTGCGATGATTGAACTTCAAGAAGAGAAGCAAAAGTTAAATGGAAAAATTAGATTATTAGCAACAGTTGGTGAAGAAGTCGGTGAACTTGGTGCGGAACAACTAACGCAAAAAGGCTATGCGGATGATTTAGCTGGATTGATTATTGGCGAACCAAGCGGGCATCAGATTGTATACGCGCATAAAGGATCGATTAATTATACTGTTAAATCCACCGGCAAAAATGCGCATAGTTCAATGCCAGAATATGGTGTGAATGCGATTGATAATTTGCTACTATTTTATAATGAAGTAGAAAAATTTGCGAAATCAGTCGATGCTACGAACGAAATTCTAGGCGATTTTATTCATAATGTCACCGTGATTGATGGTGGAAATCAAGTGAATAGCATCCCTGAAAAAGCACAACTGCAAGGAAACATTCGCTCAATTCCAGAGATGGGTAATGAAACAGTGAAACAAGTGCTAGTGAAGATTATCAATGCGTTAAATAAACAGGAAAATGTGAAATTAGAGCTAATATTTGATTATGACAAACAACCCGTATTTAGCGATAAAAATTCAGAGCTAGTAAATATTGCTAAACGTGTAGCTAGTGACATTATCAAAGAAGAAATCCCTTTACTCGGCATTTCTGGAACAACAGATGCAGCAGAATTCACCAAAGCTAAAAAAACATTCCCAGTAATTATTTTCGGTCCAGGAAACGAAACCCCTCACCAAGTAAATGAAAATGTTTCAATTGAGAACTATTTAGAGATGGTGGATGTGTACAAACGAATTGCACTAGAGTTTTTATAA